From the Dunckerocampus dactyliophorus isolate RoL2022-P2 chromosome 12, RoL_Ddac_1.1, whole genome shotgun sequence genome, one window contains:
- the ngef gene encoding ephexin-1 — translation MSFFTTIENKDRGAFTMSVAALFRGKWGTKSQESPDKHPTTLVLPSHDEYYDDDDEDDSKVGLSREPIRRNSRFYRSMRKKRMASAEQSDSSPRTGVDTSSSTTSPNSFSVASSPHKSPESPGFGRPALPSNGEASSRYYALYSKDAVNKGRGGVGGGSVDISAASHNHNSAFIANDISYRTHSIHSGDIKQLSEQTTAACTVRDVGRTMSSGRPSPEGADRDSFNHRLLSNGDHAKTISHLNIVKNMAVLYQEYRDTSKQQEIEQRRQRENLCPGTTLAGSNVSSAPVLQLQLRNNARSLSLWQNLEVVQASGLLTQLPQKEIIMQEAMFELITSEASYYKSLEILENHFLHNPELINTLSQSDMHFLFSNIEEVMKASERFLMDLEHRIEKSVLISDVCDIVYNNAVEHFNVFIKYVINQVYQEKNYRRILEGNQAFRETMAKLEKHPCVRGLSFTSFLILPFQRITRLKLLVQNILKKTEENSEREANAIKAHQRLEQIVKECNEGVRKMSRTEELISIEKTLEFKSKSVPIISHSRWLLKKGEVQLMAGPKSTRTLRSRKLYQPVFLFLFNNLLLVTKPSSSGDKFQVLDSCTRAMLRTEDQEDQGQVLANVFHLKLLENQEDRQVNYMLKTSSMSDKLRWMCALTPNRRTRFMSTSAHEPDSLQVQCIQSYSSQEPDELSIEMADVLNLLEKTDDGWMMGERLHDGERGWFPSRLVEEIQSKEVRAQNLREAIKVHQAQEGGSAIQSGGRFGLRGVRPIPKVSSVFSSWNDQMGDK, via the exons ATGAGTTTCTTTACCACCATTGAGAACAAGGACCGTGGCGCATTCACCATGTCTGTGGCTGCCCTCTTTCGGGGCAAGTGGGGGACAAAATCCCAGGAAAGCCCCGACAAGCACCCGACCACACTGGTGCTGCCCAGCCACGATGAGTActacgatgatgatgatgaagatgactcCAAGGTAGGCCTGAGCAGAGAGCCGATTCGCAGGAACTCGCGCTTTTACCGCTcaatgaggaagaagaggatggCCTCAGCTGAGCAGTCTGACA GTTCTCCCAGGACTGGTGTGGACACCAGCTCATCAACGACATCACCAAACTCCTTTTCTGTGGCTTCATCGCCGCATAAATCACCAGAGTCGCCTGGGTTTGGACG GCCTGCGTTGCCAAGCAATGGTGAGGCCAGCAGCAGATATTATGCTCTGTACAGCAAGGATGCTGTGAATAAGGGAAGAGGAGGTGTGGGAGGAGGGAGTGTGGACATATCTGCTGCTTCCCACAACCACAACAGCGCCTTCATAGCCAACGACATCTCATACCGGACTCACAGCATTCACAGCGGGGACATTAAACAGCTGTCTGAGCAAACCACCGCAGCCTGCACTGTACGCGACGTCGGAAGGACCATGAGTTCGGGAAGGCCCAGCCCTGAGGGAGCTGACCGGGATAGCTTCAACCACAG GTTGCTGAGCAATGGTGATCACGCCAAGACGATCAGCCACCTCAACATTGTCAAAAACATGG CTGTCTTGTACCAGGAATACAGAGATACGTCTAAGCAGCAGGAGATCGAGCAAAGACGTCAGCGTGAGAATCTCTGTCCTGGGACCACGTTGGCAGGGTCCAATGTCTCGTCTGCACCAGTGTTGCAGCTCCAGCTGAGGAACAATGCTCGTTCACTGAGCCTATGGCAGAATTTAGAAGTGGTGCAGGCCAGTGGATTGCTGACCCAGTTGCCACAGAAAGAAATTATAATGCAAGAG GCTATGTTTGAGCTCATTACGTCCGAGGCTTCGTACTACAAGAGTCTGGAGATTCTAGAAAACCACTTCCTTCATAACCCAGAGTTAATAAACACTCTCAGCCAATCTGATATGCACTTTCTCTTCTCCAACATCGAGGAAGTCATGAAAGCCAGTGAACG GTTCCTGATGGATCTCGAACACAGAATTGAGAAGTCTGTTTTGATTTCGGATGTGTGTGACATTGTTTACAACAATGCTGTCGAGCACTTTAACGTCTTCATCAAATACGTCATTAACCAGGTCTACCAGGAGAAAAACTACAGACGAATTCT GGAGGGAAACCAGGCATTTCGGGAGACCATGGCAAAACTGGAGAAACATCCATGTGTTAGAGGCCTGTCCTTTACGTCATTCCTCATCCTTCCTTTCCAGAGGATCACCAGGCTCAAGTTGCTTGTACAA AACATCCTGAAAAAAACGGAAGAAAACTCTGAGAGGGAAGCCAACGCAATAAAAGCACACCAGCGACTGGAGCAG ATTGTCAAAGAGTGTAACGAGGGTGTTCGAAAAATGAGTCGCACGGAGGAGCTTATCAGCATTGAGAAGACATTAGAGTTTAAATCTAAG TCTGTGCCCATCATCTCCCACTCCCGCTGGTTGCTAAAGAAGGGTGAGGTGCAGCTCATGGCAGGACCCAAGAGCACCAGGACATTGCGAAGCCGCAAACTCTACCAACCTGTTTTCCTGTTCCTTTTCAACAACTTGCTGCTGGTCACCAAGCCCAGCTCTAG CGGGGACAAGTTCCAGGTTCTGGACTCATGCACCCGTGCCATGTTGAGGACCGAAGACCAGGAAGACCAAGGCCAGGTGCTGGCTAATGTCTTTCATCTTAAATTGCTGGAGAACCAAGAAGACCGTCAAGTGAACTACATGCTCAAGACCTCAAGCAT GAGTGATAAACTTCGATGGATGTGTGCTCTGACCCCCAACCGCCGCACACGTTTTATGTCGACCAGTGCACACGAGCCAG ATTCTTTACAGGTGCAGTGTATTCAGTCTTACTCCTCTCAAGAGCCGGATGAACTTTCCATTGAGATGGCTGATGTTTTGAATCTCTTGGAGAAGACAGATGATG GCTGGATGATGGGTGAAAGGCTCCATGATGGCGAAAGAGGTTGGTTCCCAAGTCGACTTGTAGAGGAGATCCAGAGTAAGGAGGTCCGAGCTCAGAACTTGAGAGAGGCAATTAAGGTTCATCAGGCTCAAGAGGGAGGATCAGCCATCCAAAGTGGAGGAAGGTTTGGCCTAAGAGGGGTGAGGCCCATCCCAAAAGTCTCCAGTGTCTTCAGTTCGTGGAATGATCAGATGGGAGACAAGTAA